gggtgtgtgtgtctacacggtCTGTCACCTACACAGATAATGCAGATCAGACACACTTTGGCATTTCTCCATTTACTAAAATCAAATCACCACAGTAGGCTAATTTAGCCTAATCACAGCCTCTGAAAGTGTCcatggcagacatgcagacatcaaAACTGTGAGTCACCCTCAGAAAGCCTCAAATtactcattgttttttttgttttacttgtaTTTTTCGATCTCTTTCTGTCACAACATGCATATTTGTCCTATGTTGTCAATCGGAACTTGACTCATGTGATTATATCATAGCCTATAAATGGTAGCCTACAGTAATCAGGCTGGCAATGTCACGACAGCATATGCCATATCAAGTAAAATACTGTGTAGGCAGCCATGAAATGAAAATTGATTACAATAAGTTCAGAATTTGTGATATACCGGTGGTAGTCATTATAATGCTAAAACGTAACTTTTACGATGCCAAAACTTTAACTTTTGAATTGCTCTAATATAAAAAAGGAGGGAGTGAAATGACAAACCTTATATGAAAGTTCAGTCTTCTCTATTAAAGCAAGTCCAACTTTGAAACTTTTTGAGCACTGAGTTTAAAATACACCTCTCAGACTGTTTTTCAAAGAGGCCTGTTAAATCATGGATGAAGGTTGGAACTAAATTTGAGTTTCTTTCGGTAGCTTAGTCTGGTACATGACTCCTTTATCGGCTGTATTAGGCTACTACACAGTACGACACTTTTCAAAACAAAGGTGCTTAAAATGTTCCATTACATTTCTGGTTGGTTAACCATCAGATTATCTAAATGTCTTTTCCCCATACGAATCGGCTCTTCAAAAGGACCAGATCATCATAATGGGCCATGCTATGTCATATCGATATCTAGCGTGGAAATGCTTTGAAGAACTGAAAAAAGCTCTTTCTTTTGCTACGCTTTGAAGAGCACTgcccccattgtgtgtgtgtgtgtgtgtgtgtgtgtgtgtgtgtgtgtgtgtgtgtgtgtgtgtgtgtgtgtgtgtgtgtgtgtgtgtgtgtgtgtgtgtgtgtgtgtgtgtgtgtgtgtgtgtgtgtgtgtgtgtgtgtgtgtgtgtatgtgtgtgtgtgtgtgtgaatatttcatTAACACTGTGCCGCTTTGTACCATCAATGAAGAAGAAACAGGCcacttggtgaaagacacacacaccccttcccacacacacacacacacacacacacacacacacacacacacacacacacacacacacacacacacacacacacacacacacacacacacacacacacacacacacacacacacacacacattaaggcgCACAATGGCATATTTGTTTGTGGCCCCATTACTATCCTAATGAGCACAGCGAATTATGTCATGGTGTGTCTGTGGACAAACGTGATGTAACAAGATGTTTGGGGCAAGCTCTTTCCCAGCTTAAGCACAGTCTTGATTAATGGAACTAATATTATATAGAccttattattacctccgccaattGGAGGCTATGTTTtgggttgcgttggtttgtttgtctgtctgtttgtttgtctgtttgtctgtcaggagGATAACTAAAAAAAAGTATGAATGGATTTAATTTAATAatggttttattatttattaatggttttattatttttatttattattattattattagtagtagtagtagtattggtagtagtagtagtagtagtagtagtagtagtattgttattattattattattgttattattattaagaaaCTAAAACCTTTCTCCACCATTCTCTCTGGGTTAGGATTGCAACTGCATACAGAATACCTTTACAATTCCTTGACATATAGCCTATTAATTAAATACAAATTACAATGGGTGTTAAATACCATATGGGATGTCATTTGAATACAGAGACTACAGTGATGAAAATATAATGGGCAAGGAATAAACTTATGCAACTTCTACGTAGACTGCATGCTGTTATTTCGATTAAAACTGAACAAAATAGGCTACAGCGTTGAGCGTTTCTACCGTAGGCCTCGAAGGTTAATTTCTCAATACGTTTGCATGCCTTCTTGTTTGTATTCCTTTCAGAGTCCAAGATGGCCAAAGAAGATAGAGCAGGTGTGCGGGTGAGTGCCCGCATCCGCTAGTGGTCAGTTTGCGCCGCTGAGGTCAAGTTATATTTGCGTGCTGCATACCAATACTCAGTTTGATATAACTCTACCAGGGAAATATATAGCCTACGGATGCCATGGCTGGGTACATGAAATTAGATCAACTGAGGTGAGGTTtacgatggtgatgatggtggtggtatagtggtggtggtggtggggtggtggtgtcgAGGAAGCTGTATACATTGGTGTGAAGGGTTAGTTCTACATGCATTCGGGATTAACCTAAACTACTTCATAATCCTGTCAATCGACGTAGACGCCGCGGGAGGTTTCTGAAGGCGTGTGGAAGAAATGTCTCGTGAAACGAGTTTAATCTGAACTTACAGATAAGAGATAGGCATGTCAATACATGCTTTTGTGTTGTATTATGACATTGGCCTATTCTAGGAAAATGCATTTGTAGCTGTAAGCAAGTGAAAAAGTTTTTAACAAAATTGTCACGTCAAGTCATCTAAAATATGGGTTCAATCTGAGGTGGAGGCTGAGTAAAGGCTACTAAGactatttttgctatttttttacTATATGTTTTACTCCATTGAACAGGGCTGATACAATGTACACTACGAGTTGTGCACTGCAATTTTAACTCTTTTGTACATGTTTGGCGCCAATGTTACGATTTACTGTCCCAGAGTGACCTAGCGTGAACCTTGTGAAGTTATTGGAGAGCTTTACGCACGCGGGGGGCGTTCATAGAACGATATGGGGAGCTGTGTACTCGGCGTGTTTAAATGACAATTGAGTCCGCCTCGGAATGATTAACGACTTTATcagtcacccacacacatatataccTACCGAGAGGGAGATACAAGACAGGTCGCGGTATGCGAATCATTTGCTGGTGTTGGCAGAGCCTCTTTTGAAGCGTAACTCCTAGCTCCTGGTTCTGATTTTAAACCTGTGCGTCTAACGGTTTGCTACAGGACGTTGCTCAGTGTCTCTTTCAACTTTGGAGCagttttcatttcttctttaccGACTCATTTGGCAAGTTCAAGTATCCAACTGAGATGCAGTAAGGGCAGATATGATAGGTGACTTGCCCGAAGGTAGGAAGAAGAAAAATAGCTACTCTTTTTGGTAAGTGTTTTGCGCGTAATTTCTTCAATGTAACATGGTCATACAAATTGGATGtgcaattcattttttatttaatgcaGCATCATTGTAGATGCTGTGGATAGTCACGTTTTTACTGTGACTTTTTTCCATAGCCCAGTATTGCGGTCTTGGAGATTACCAAACACAACTGTGTTTGATACACCTGGCGGTGAATTTTTCGTGGCTGCATGCTTGACCTGATTTTCATTAgtttttatgtactgtatatggaggATACAATGATACAATGAGTGTTTGCTTACCATGTAAAACAGTAATATGAACAGATGGGAAGGAATGAAAGGGTAGAATCTATAAAGCCATGCAATGTTATTAtagtgtgcgtctgcgtgcgtgtgtgtgtgtgtgtgtgtgtgtgtgtgtgtgtgtgtgtgtgtgtgtgtgtgtgtgtgtgagagagagagagagagagagagagagagagagagagagagagagagagagagagagagagagagaaccataacATACTGCTGCTATGTTTACTccattgttgttgatgttgtttgtgtgtgtgtgtgtgtgtgtgtgtgtgtgtgtgtgtgtgtgtgtgtgtgtgtgtgtgtgtgtgtgtgtgtgtgtgtgtgtgtgtgtgtgtgtgtgtgcacgcgcttgcactgcatatgcatgcgtgcctgtttctctgtctctgttttcatCCCTCTCCACCCTGCGTGTTCTCCTCACGTCTCCTCCTCCCTACAGGAGGTGTATGCCCTCTTGCGCCCGCTGCTCCTGTGCCTCATCAGCAATGGCCGCCTTCCGTGGCGTGTGGACCCAGCAGTTCTGGCGGGCCGTGTTCGGCGAGCTGCTGGCCATGACCCTGTTTGTGCTGCTCAGCCTGGGCTCCACCATCGGCTGGGGCTCCCCGACCaacgccaccacctcctccagcgGGGAGAGCAGCACACCCGCCCCGCACCCCCCGGACCTGGTGCTCATCTCCCTCTGCTTCGGCCTGGCCATCGCCACCTTGGTCCAGTGCTTCGGACACATCAGCGGCGCCCATATCAACCCGGCGGTTACCATAGCGATGGTCGCCCTCAGGAAGATGAGCCTGGCCAAGGCGGTGTTCTACGTGGTCGCCCAGTGTTTGGGAGCCATGATCGGGGCGGGGATACTCTACGCGGTCACTCCCACGGCGGTCCGGGGAGGACTAGGCGTTACCAaggtgagaaagagaaaaacaattGAGTGTCTACTACTGTAGGCTTGTTGGTGACTTGTTGGtgacaagcaaaaggagaggatgggCGGTAGGCCTACTAGATTCACTTGGACCCCTACCCAGGGCTTGACGTGAACTGTTTTTCTCATCAGCCAATGTGGCTAGCAGTCACACTttcagcctttctgctagccagttttgttgtcagttttttgAAGAAtgttcttgcatttaaatacaaacaattgatgcaactactgtgatttgtcacccCAAAGAATTaattacctgtcaaagtggctatttAGATGAAACTGTTACTAGCCACCGCCACGTTTTACCATCATTTGGCTGGTGGGCAggtaccagtgtcaagccctgccccTACTAACGTCTTTGCTGCTCTCTGTGGCTCAACGCGGCTGTGCTCTTTGTGACATATCACATCAAGATGTCACAAGTAAAACAAGAGAAttggcagtaggcctactagatTCAATTGGACCCATGCTCTACTAACGTCTTTGCTGATGTCTGTGGCTCAACACAAGAGCTCCGGAACGGATTTAAAGTGgtgatgcattttttttcttcattctttatttcttgacAATGATACTGCTGCTGCaatccactcatttgtctgcagtttaagttgagaaagcctcctttagggagcccaaaagggatgcaaatgcaccactccATTGCCCTTTCCGGCAACTGTGGCTCAATGGTGCTGCGCCTTCTGCTGCCCCCTGCAGGTGAACCCCAGCATGTCAGTGGGCTCGGGTCTGCTGGTGGAACTGCTCATCACCTTCCAGCTGCTCTTCACAATCTGCGCCACCTGCGACCCCAAGAGGGAGGACCTCAAGGGATCCGCCGCGCTGGCCATCGGCCTCTCCGTATGCACCGGGCACCTGTTTGCTGTGAGTACAATATATTGGGAACgaaggaaacacacacgcacccacacacacaaacacacacacacacacacacacacacacacacacacacacacacacacacacacacacacacacacacacacacacgcacacatacgcacacaggtgTAACTTAtgttgtggatggtggggacaggggcggttctaaggggtggcagggggtggcatttgcccccccagaaatatgattttcCACCCCAATtaaagagccctgattgtgatcaatagccttaatgcttgacatcatttcagacatagaactttaagttgcagggtttcactgtaagggattcactgtatcacataagtgtgtgtgtcgattatatagcgtttataattgtcccttagtgtaggagcatgcccccctgaaatacacttcgccacccctttgccaccccaggaatgaatgtctggaaccgcccctgggtGGGGATATGtccatgtcaacacacacactcacccacacccacccacacacacacacacacacacacacacacacacacactctctctctctctctctctctctctctctctctctctctctctctctctctctctctctctctctctctctctctctctcacacacacacacatacgcacacaggtgTAACTTATGTTGTGGATGGTGGGGATATGtccatgtcaacacacacactcacccacacccacccacacacacacacactctctctctctctctctctctctctctctctctctctctctctctctctctctctctctctctctctctctctctctctctctatctctctctctctctcacacacacacacatacacacacaggtgtagtTTATGGGGTGGATGATGGGGACATATTCATGCTATTTTCGAGATCATCTTAGTGTTCTTACCTCAAATAACATGTAAAAATATTGACTCCGTCCGGACAACTTTCCAAACCtacacccttgcacacacacacacacacacacacacacacacacacacacacacacacacacacacacacacacacacacacacacacacacacacacacacacacacacacacacacacacacacacacacacacacacactatggcaaaCACTGACAATTGACAGACTTGGCAGTGTTATTGCCCTACAGGCAAAGGCAAAGGCTTTATGAGAATAGCCAGTTTAGAAATCGACAAATTCAAATCAGTCATATGAAAATGGCTGCCATTTTATCTCATCTTGAAAGGAACACTGGGCATCTGCTGTGTTCTTCATTAACAAATCTAGCCTAAAACAAGCAGCAATAAACAGATAAGTTATCTTCATGTGTTTGAAGAATCAATTTGGCACACTTAACAACTGGCTGCTTACATTATTTTGGGGAAAACTTTATTTAGTTGGTGGCCCAACTCACAAGAGTTTAGCGAATGGAATTACTGTATGTGGAAGACACTGATCAAGCTGGAAAAAGAGCAGTTGCACCAGATAAGATATCTTCAATCTCCGTCTCAGTCTGATTTATTGCAGTAATCATTGCATGCATTTAATGGATTCTTcgcatatactgtattttatcATGGCTATAAAACTCTACATTTGTATTAATGATGCAATGGATGCCCACATTCCATCATTTCCGATGGCTCTTAAAAAAAAGCACATATATTTTAGCAATGTGCATATTGTAATGAAGTAATACAAAGTGAGCTATCAGTGATTTTGTCCCCCCCATTACACAGTCATTCCTGGAGTTGTTGTATTTGCTCATTTTATTTGGCTGCAATGAGAGATGAACAAAAAGCTTCCATTATAAGGCAGATGAGGCTTGTTATTTTCACATGCATAATTGCTTTTcaaatttattttttattgcatTTGAAATGAAGGCGGTAGCAGCTGGCGTCTGTGAATGGGAAATGATTTCTCGTTGTGAATGATGCAAAGACCAATTTTTGTTTGGCAGTTAGTAGTTAGTTTGCTTTGGAAAGGCTTTTTAAAACATGTGTATTTCCCTCCACATTCTTTACACAATCAAACAAGTGTAATTATTGATAAGTCATGAATCTTAATCCTCCATAGTCAGTGGGGTTTCACATTAACAGTGACGGACAGTGACAAATGAATTCATCTGAATtatgaaagcccagctgggaaactccaattcccattgtcattatgacacagcactcaacagcacacagtgctcactgcatacaaggaaattgcatttatgcctcacccgtgcccccaatggcgccccaagggagcagtgcggcgggatggtaccatgttcagggtacctcagtcatgaagaagGATAGGGGAAAgcacttgaagagctcttttccaaaatgagatatatccattttatagaatgttgggaaattgacatttttgtattgggcattctattgaaatgcattgcaaaatgcatttttatagagcttttaaagtatgttctcaaaacatttgaatggcaagaattcacacatagatgataggacctcttaacagtcaagtccaatattaaaatgcaaaaagtcaaaaatggtgtatatagcgttttggaaaagagctcttcacttgttaattactccccccatcaatctggtgggacggga
This is a stretch of genomic DNA from Engraulis encrasicolus isolate BLACKSEA-1 chromosome 6, IST_EnEncr_1.0, whole genome shotgun sequence. It encodes these proteins:
- the LOC134450937 gene encoding aquaporin-4-like isoform X2, which produces MAGYMKLDQLRRCMPSCARCSCASSAMAAFRGVWTQQFWRAVFGELLAMTLFVLLSLGSTIGWGSPTNATTSSSGESSTPAPHPPDLVLISLCFGLAIATLVQCFGHISGAHINPAVTIAMVALRKMSLAKAVFYVVAQCLGAMIGAGILYAVTPTAVRGGLGVTKVNPSMSVGSGLLVELLITFQLLFTICATCDPKREDLKGSAALAIGLSVCTGHLFAIPYTGASMNPARSFGPAVVTSCWENHWVYWVGPVLGGLLAGSMYEYLLCPDSKLKQRYSQIFSRGRLPSFPNDPLVETESIQNGSSSSFRSGEKQQKKQPPPSFTVLDVERAERLERRGGGGGGGEREAPGADVLSSV
- the LOC134450937 gene encoding aquaporin-4-like isoform X1 gives rise to the protein MIGDLPEGRKKKNSYSFWRCMPSCARCSCASSAMAAFRGVWTQQFWRAVFGELLAMTLFVLLSLGSTIGWGSPTNATTSSSGESSTPAPHPPDLVLISLCFGLAIATLVQCFGHISGAHINPAVTIAMVALRKMSLAKAVFYVVAQCLGAMIGAGILYAVTPTAVRGGLGVTKVNPSMSVGSGLLVELLITFQLLFTICATCDPKREDLKGSAALAIGLSVCTGHLFAIPYTGASMNPARSFGPAVVTSCWENHWVYWVGPVLGGLLAGSMYEYLLCPDSKLKQRYSQIFSRGRLPSFPNDPLVETESIQNGSSSSFRSGEKQQKKQPPPSFTVLDVERAERLERRGGGGGGGEREAPGADVLSSV
- the LOC134450937 gene encoding aquaporin-4-like isoform X3, translating into MPSCARCSCASSAMAAFRGVWTQQFWRAVFGELLAMTLFVLLSLGSTIGWGSPTNATTSSSGESSTPAPHPPDLVLISLCFGLAIATLVQCFGHISGAHINPAVTIAMVALRKMSLAKAVFYVVAQCLGAMIGAGILYAVTPTAVRGGLGVTKVNPSMSVGSGLLVELLITFQLLFTICATCDPKREDLKGSAALAIGLSVCTGHLFAIPYTGASMNPARSFGPAVVTSCWENHWVYWVGPVLGGLLAGSMYEYLLCPDSKLKQRYSQIFSRGRLPSFPNDPLVETESIQNGSSSSFRSGEKQQKKQPPPSFTVLDVERAERLERRGGGGGGGEREAPGADVLSSV
- the LOC134450937 gene encoding aquaporin-4-like isoform X4; this encodes MAAFRGVWTQQFWRAVFGELLAMTLFVLLSLGSTIGWGSPTNATTSSSGESSTPAPHPPDLVLISLCFGLAIATLVQCFGHISGAHINPAVTIAMVALRKMSLAKAVFYVVAQCLGAMIGAGILYAVTPTAVRGGLGVTKVNPSMSVGSGLLVELLITFQLLFTICATCDPKREDLKGSAALAIGLSVCTGHLFAIPYTGASMNPARSFGPAVVTSCWENHWVYWVGPVLGGLLAGSMYEYLLCPDSKLKQRYSQIFSRGRLPSFPNDPLVETESIQNGSSSSFRSGEKQQKKQPPPSFTVLDVERAERLERRGGGGGGGEREAPGADVLSSV